The Denticeps clupeoides chromosome 4, fDenClu1.1, whole genome shotgun sequence genome segment TTCCAGACAGTGGGTGCTGCGCACAGCCTGCGATTTCCAATAAAGGAGAACACATTCATCCAAAAATCCAGAATCTTCGCGGTACACCCGGCCAAGTAAGTGTCATAAAATGATAATGTACAATTCAACATTAACCTGGTGTTCTTATTCTGACACCTTCTATTCTATGGATATAATTCACTGTTACAAACCTTCAGGTCCCAATTACAAATCATTACATGAAGTGGAGTTTTTGCAGCTATAATGGTTTTAAATCTTTTTGAAATCTTCCAGCTTTACGTTGTTCTGGAGGGATCCTGGACCATTTGTCAAGCTATGCTGCCCCAAGTTCATTGCTTTATTTAGCAGtcaacataaaacaataataataacgcataataaaaataattcaaaacaaAAAGTCTCCATGTAACTAGTTTAGTGAGTCTAAAGTTCTGATGTTATTAAAATAGacttaaataattataaaaaccaTTATGAATGAAAGAGCTACATGAAAGTGACCACAAATACCATAATAATCTTGCCCTTCTTGCCAACAGTAATGCCGGAGTTCCTGAATCCGGAGTCGACAGCCACGGAATGCTGAAAAAACGACATGCATAGATGctttcatttcactgcatgctgCATCGTGGGTGGGTGGCAGCCTGGTGGCAACACGCTCACCTAaacccagaagaccacaaggtcacgggctcaaaccccacttactaccaccaggacatttaaccctgagtgtctccaggggggactgtccccgtaactacatGCTTACCAGCAGCTGTGCGTCCTCCAAACGCTTGCACTGGACGTGAAGCACAAAGGGCTCAAACTTTAAAACCGCGTCTCCACTCGACTTCCGCAGCGCCGAGACCTGCAAGGCAGGGCGACAGTTCACGGGCGGCCAGGGAAGCGGCGGGCGCCGAGACCGGAGACCGGGGTTCACCTACCACGTCTTCTGTCGCGCACTTCCCGTGCGACACGAACAGCCACGAGCAGTTCTGCTTGCGCACGTCGGGGCTGTCGGGTACCTGGGGACGCAGACCCGCACCACGCATCACGCATCACGCATCACGCACAGAACCCACGCTCTCACGGCGAAGGCGTCTTACCCCGTCAACAAGCACGATCCTGCCCGAGCAGGAGCTCGTCGTGAAATAGTTCTCACGCTCGTTTAGGAAGGAAACCACGTGGCCAATGTCTTCGTCGACGCTGCCTTTCTTACTGAAATCTACTTTGCCCAAGCACTGCTTCTTCCACTGTCCGAACGTATTAGCTCCCGACATTacgacaagacaaaaaaaatacaactctGTACCGCACATTCACGTCCTAAACATCACGCCTGGCGACAACATCCGGTATCATTTGTCGCCCCCTCGTGGACCGGAGTAACAACGTGACAATATTCCCACTTTAATGCAAAGTAGAATAAAAATTACAGACAAAATCTAATAGTCGGGATAAAGAAAATAGTAACAAGATACTTTAACAtactagatagatagatagatagatagatagatagatagatagatagatagatagatagatagatagatagatagatagatagatagatagatagatagatagatagatagagccATCTAGCGGTAAAATGCCGCATCTGTTTTAAGGTGGAACGGCTAATTCGATAATTAGCGCCTTAAAACAAAAAGTCTAAGTGGGTACCATCCACAATAAATAAATCGGGTGAGTGaaaatattacaacattttaGATACACGCACAATTTGACCAAAAAACCCTGCTAAATCCTTGAACTTCTCTTTTCCCCAAAGACAAGGCCAGCGATTGGTCAGACCGCCACCGCCCACTCGCGTCTTTCCACGCATGATCGAGGAAGGGCCCGCGGGAGacgtgtagtgttgtgttgtgttgcttatttttccacttttttctgTTCATGTCCACAACCAAGCTAATGAGAGCCATCAGGGTGCCGGAGTTCGGTGGACCGTCGGTCCTGAAACTTCGCCCAGACACGCCTGTGCCGCGTCCCGCCCCGAGACAGGTGACGTGTCGCGCCTGGCGTCGCCGGGGCTCCGTGCTGGTAGGCCTTCACGCTCAGTGTGTCCCCTCCAGGTGCTGATCCGGGTGCGCGCATGTGGCGTGAATCCAGTGGAGACCTACATCCGGTCCGGGTCTTACCCACGCCGGCCAGCCCTGCCCTACACTCCAGGATCGGACGTGTCCGGGGTAGTCGAGGCCGTGGGGGACGCAGTTCAGCTTCTCCAGGTTGCTTATCCATTAAAAACCAGTCCATTCAAGGATGCAACCTCAGTGCACCCTGTGCagggatgaagatgatgaagatgtcCTGATGATCTATTTACCTGCAGCCTGGTGACCGTGTCTTCACCACAGCTACAGAGACGGGTGGTTATGCCGAATATGCCGCTGCATGTGAAGATTCTGTTCACCGACTCCCTGATTCTTTGGACTACGTGCAGGGCGCAGCCATTGGGGTCCCCTACTTCACGGCGTATCGGGCGCTCGTCCACAGGTGAGTGACAGCCTCcatgtttcatttcatgtcACTTATTTCAGTTTTCTAATCCACAAAGTTACCTTCTTGTTTATTGCAAGAAAGAGGGACTCACAGCACTGcacaaatgataataatatgtaATGATGATCATATATTATTGAAAGAAAATTATTGCAGGAAATAATCAATAATGGGAAATGTGATATATCAGGCCACCTCTTGTCACCCCAGGTGACGATGTAGACGTGTAGGAAGATGCTTGAGGATTAAATCCATATTTTTGCAGGGCCCACGCCAAAGCAGGAGAGACCGTTCTCATCCATGGTGCCAGTGGCGGGGTACGAGATGCCTTTGAGATTATTCTTGCGTTGGTTTAGTGGTTTGCTAACCCTGAGAACCTGTGAATCAGGTGGGAATCGCAGCGTGCCAGATTGCCCGCGCTTTCGGGCTGAAGGTTTTGGGAACAGCTGGCACGCCTGAAGGAATGGCACTTGTGCTGAAGAATGGCGCCCAC includes the following:
- the tyw3 gene encoding tRNA wybutosine-synthesizing protein 3 homolog isoform X2 → MCGTELYFFCLVVMSGANTFGQWKKQCLGKVDFSKKGSVDEDIGHVVSFLNERENYFTTSSCSGRIVLVDGVPDSPDVRKQNCSWLFVSHGKCATEDVVSALRKSSGDAVLKFEPFVLHVQCKRLEDAQLLAVRSTHCLEVPLGHKGEILVSEEYICFVVSIANLKMEENLKRIDRFSQCLMAALQQEQSTCSTEGENKEKSAYKRRRRRQQRDLVRL
- the cryz gene encoding quinone oxidoreductase isoform X2, with the translated sequence MSTTKLMRAIRVPEFGGPSVLKLRPDTPVPRPAPRQVLIRVRACGVNPVETYIRSGSYPRRPALPYTPGSDVSGVVEAVGDAVQLLQPGDRVFTTATETGGYAEYAAACEDSVHRLPDSLDYVQGAAIGVPYFTAYRALVHRAHAKAGETVLIHGASGGVGIAACQIARAFGLKVLGTAGTPEGMALVLKNGAHQAFNHREDGYLSKINEATNGQGVNVIVEMLSNVNLSNDLQMLANGGRVTIVGSRGPIEINPRDTMSKESTIIGVSLFFSTKEEKAECAAALFAGMEAGWLKPVVGLQYPLENASQAHEDIINSQGASGKIVLIM
- the tyw3 gene encoding tRNA wybutosine-synthesizing protein 3 homolog isoform X1 codes for the protein MCGTELYFFCLVVMSGANTFGQWKKQCLGKVDFSKKGSVDEDIGHVVSFLNERENYFTTSSCSGRIVLVDGVPDSPDVRKQNCSWLFVSHGKCATEDVVSALRKSSGDAVLKFEPFVLHVQCKRLEDAQLLHSVAVDSGFRNSGITVGKKGKIIMAVRSTHCLEVPLGHKGEILVSEEYICFVVSIANLKMEENLKRIDRFSQCLMAALQQEQSTCSTEGENKEKSAYKRRRRRQQRDLVRL